The following are encoded together in the Lacipirellulaceae bacterium genome:
- a CDS encoding glycoside hydrolase family 78 protein, which produces MSESLFLIKRATALLAFALLCLFQSDGCLAGESKVRLERLRCESRTDPLGIDETAPRLGWLLQSEERGQRQTAYRILVASSTSRLAAGQADLWDSGKVTSDNNTAVVYAGKPLKSGQSCHWKVMAWDAQERSTAWSKPALWSMGLLEPEDWEAEWIGYDAERVVESQDADFEDCQWICHADDPAKDAPAGHRLYVARFELPEEARVEQAEVLAVADDQLWMAVNEKMVVHGEPGWQRVKPVSVADVLKPGTNELRFNIKNDSPGPTGLLVRLTIKLASGKEIKIRSDQSWFSCGNPGQHWPAEPLDESKVKPAQTIGPYGIKPWGTAKLQGLFLPPVPLLRTEFDVAKTVQSANLYVTALGNADAYLNGKRVSEEYFTPGWTDYSKRVYYRTYDVTQQINQGKNALGGTLADGWFSGYIGWGRNRDHYGKKPRLKMQLDITYMDGTTETFGTGADWKATAGPTREADFLMGERYDARLALPDWAEPGIDQSAWKPVDVGTEFRPSVEAAPGPPVGKVSEFSPVSITQPRPDTYVFDLGQNFAGVVQLKVSGEQGQQIRLRFAERLNPDGTLYTTNLRGARTIDTYVCNGEGIEVWQPRFTFHGFQYVEVTGLTSPPDKETITGIALSSDTPLAGRFECSDPMLNRLHKNILWTQYANFIDIPTDCPQRDERLGWTGDAQVYVATAALNTDVQAFFDKWLVDLTDAQRADGQFPRVAPQKVGGEDGGPAWADAGVICPWTIYEVYGDRRLLERHYPSMKKFIEFCRQRSQDGVLPPQDFHCYGDWLSINADTPKEVIYMAYYAHSVRVVAEAAEVLGYREEAAEYRALYEEIKTAFNEKYVSDDGRITGDTQCCYVLALANDLLDESQREQAAEHLVAEIAKRGYHLSTGFVGTKDLMLVLSKIGRNDIAYRLLHNETFPSWGFSIKHGATSIWERWDGWTPEKGFQDPGMNSFAHYSFGAVYQWMAENIGGIHRLEPGYKRFAIAPQLGGKLTWAKTDYDSIHGRISSHWEVDADHFSLKIAVPVSTTAEVYLPTANVSGVTLNKQPLEEETAEVDLLSKSGNVVLAVPSGEYQFQVKLD; this is translated from the coding sequence ATGAGCGAAAGCCTATTCCTCATCAAACGTGCAACCGCTCTCTTGGCGTTCGCACTCTTGTGTCTCTTCCAGAGTGACGGCTGCCTAGCTGGCGAGTCAAAGGTCCGTCTTGAAAGGCTGCGCTGTGAGTCCCGAACCGATCCCCTAGGCATCGACGAGACGGCTCCGCGACTAGGGTGGCTTCTGCAGTCCGAAGAGCGTGGACAGCGACAAACTGCCTACCGTATTCTCGTTGCAAGCAGTACCTCACGCCTAGCTGCCGGGCAAGCTGACCTCTGGGATAGTGGTAAGGTCACCAGCGACAATAACACTGCGGTTGTCTACGCTGGTAAGCCGCTCAAGTCGGGTCAATCGTGCCACTGGAAAGTCATGGCTTGGGATGCCCAAGAGCGTTCCACTGCTTGGAGCAAGCCGGCACTTTGGTCAATGGGTCTACTTGAGCCGGAAGATTGGGAAGCAGAATGGATTGGTTACGATGCCGAGCGAGTCGTCGAATCGCAGGATGCCGATTTCGAAGATTGTCAGTGGATCTGTCACGCAGACGATCCCGCGAAAGATGCTCCCGCAGGCCATCGGCTCTATGTCGCCCGGTTCGAACTGCCCGAGGAAGCAAGGGTCGAGCAGGCCGAAGTTTTGGCTGTTGCTGACGATCAGCTTTGGATGGCCGTCAATGAGAAAATGGTGGTTCATGGCGAGCCGGGTTGGCAACGCGTTAAGCCGGTTTCCGTCGCCGATGTGCTCAAGCCTGGCACCAACGAACTTCGCTTCAACATCAAGAACGATTCACCTGGCCCGACCGGTCTCTTGGTTCGATTGACCATCAAATTGGCCTCAGGCAAAGAGATCAAAATCCGATCCGACCAATCATGGTTTAGTTGTGGAAACCCCGGGCAGCACTGGCCTGCCGAACCCTTGGATGAGTCCAAGGTGAAGCCTGCCCAAACAATTGGTCCCTATGGCATCAAGCCGTGGGGAACTGCCAAGCTGCAGGGTCTTTTCCTACCGCCCGTACCGCTATTGCGCACGGAGTTTGATGTCGCGAAAACGGTTCAGTCAGCCAACCTCTACGTCACGGCACTCGGCAATGCCGATGCCTATCTCAATGGGAAGCGCGTTTCCGAGGAGTACTTTACTCCCGGCTGGACTGACTACTCCAAGCGAGTCTACTACCGTACTTATGACGTGACGCAACAGATCAATCAGGGCAAAAATGCTCTGGGCGGCACCTTAGCCGACGGTTGGTTCAGTGGTTATATCGGCTGGGGCCGGAATCGCGACCACTACGGCAAAAAGCCTCGACTCAAGATGCAGCTCGACATCACTTACATGGATGGAACCACAGAAACGTTTGGCACCGGGGCAGATTGGAAAGCGACGGCGGGGCCGACTCGTGAGGCAGACTTTCTGATGGGCGAGCGCTACGATGCGCGCCTGGCACTTCCCGATTGGGCTGAACCTGGGATTGACCAATCCGCTTGGAAGCCTGTTGACGTGGGAACGGAGTTTCGCCCAAGCGTCGAAGCAGCGCCCGGCCCGCCGGTTGGCAAAGTCTCTGAATTCTCTCCCGTCTCGATCACGCAACCGCGACCGGATACCTATGTCTTCGATCTTGGGCAGAACTTTGCCGGTGTCGTCCAGCTCAAAGTAAGTGGTGAACAGGGGCAGCAGATTCGGTTGCGTTTTGCTGAGCGTTTGAATCCCGACGGAACCCTCTACACCACGAACCTACGCGGTGCACGTACGATTGACACCTATGTCTGTAACGGCGAAGGAATCGAAGTCTGGCAACCACGCTTTACGTTTCACGGATTTCAGTACGTCGAGGTGACCGGCTTAACTTCACCACCCGATAAGGAAACGATCACTGGCATAGCGCTCAGTAGCGACACGCCCCTTGCTGGTCGGTTCGAATGTTCCGATCCGATGCTAAATCGCCTTCACAAGAACATACTGTGGACGCAATATGCGAACTTTATCGATATCCCAACCGACTGTCCCCAACGTGACGAGCGGCTGGGTTGGACCGGTGACGCGCAAGTCTATGTCGCAACGGCTGCTTTGAACACGGATGTCCAAGCCTTCTTCGACAAGTGGCTAGTCGACTTAACCGACGCCCAGCGAGCTGATGGTCAGTTTCCCAGAGTCGCTCCTCAGAAAGTCGGTGGCGAAGATGGCGGTCCCGCCTGGGCTGACGCCGGTGTAATTTGCCCGTGGACCATCTACGAAGTCTACGGCGACCGTCGTCTGCTAGAGCGACATTATCCGTCAATGAAAAAGTTTATCGAATTCTGTCGTCAGCGAAGCCAAGACGGCGTCCTGCCTCCGCAAGACTTCCACTGCTACGGCGATTGGCTCAGCATCAACGCGGATACGCCCAAAGAAGTCATCTACATGGCGTACTATGCACACAGCGTACGGGTCGTGGCAGAAGCTGCTGAGGTTCTCGGATATCGTGAGGAGGCGGCAGAATATCGCGCGCTGTACGAAGAGATCAAGACTGCGTTCAATGAAAAGTATGTCTCCGATGATGGACGCATCACTGGGGACACCCAATGTTGTTACGTGTTGGCATTGGCTAATGATCTGCTCGACGAAAGTCAACGCGAGCAGGCGGCTGAACATCTGGTCGCCGAGATCGCCAAGCGTGGCTATCACCTCTCGACCGGTTTCGTCGGGACGAAGGATCTCATGTTGGTGCTCTCCAAGATTGGACGTAACGACATAGCCTATCGGCTACTGCACAACGAAACATTTCCTTCTTGGGGTTTCTCAATCAAGCACGGAGCGACCAGCATCTGGGAACGCTGGGATGGCTGGACGCCAGAAAAAGGTTTTCAAGACCCAGGCATGAACTCGTTTGCCCACTATTCCTTCGGAGCCGTTTACCAATGGATGGCTGAGAACATCGGGGGAATACACCGCTTGGAGCCGGGCTACAAACGCTTCGCCATCGCTCCGCAATTGGGGGGTAAGCTCACATGGGCCAAAACCGATTACGACAGCATCCACGGCCGGATCAGCTCGCATTGGGAGGTCGACGCAGACCATTTCAGTCTCAAGATTGCCGTACCTGTGAGCACTACT
- a CDS encoding glycoside hydrolase, which produces MLLVAGTANAEEQTLKILDDSMVAVRGINCTLTTTENGLEVATTGQGQDSLIDFDFSKTPMAGPVALEFSMQTNVRGDLGEYIVYWVNEQEVSWRKFRRVLFRPDGKSHTYRLPLAASGRVRAVRFSLGKQKHRVSLSAMKLAPITSSPPEPKSELLNQITINNESLFLDLDAKEHVYKITDKVTNRTWRSEPVSKWLVLKRVEQTDPNILQVTMFDRFAKQPLTAHIELASDSTVKFSLDAATSQSPIAAANYPPRFSTDMSAGKFVFCDRSCGVLLDQKDPTYADWPLRVYGNTHCLDMPWVGLFDEQLRDGMMVVVDTPTDAEVAFVQHEDGRHWPEVRWLPALDSFGYRRSVSLKFTSGGGYVEFARKYREDLKRQGRFRTLADKAKYKPKVSLLRGAPSIWGGDDAESFIRALSPLGIDRGIVSNCKDAKTVAWLNNLGYLTGRYDSYTDILEGETNFQRDNIKQTSVISRPGGKPKLGWKLRRGKQMYWRSSACWKAAEQAYTPAQLEEVPYNARFVDVAAAADLLEDFHPEHMFDRRQDLANRRELYQTMNQYGLVLGTEHGNDWIVDQVEYFEGTMSGPFWWSSWPAGYLDRPSRDQLTDKYLKFGIGFAHRVPLWELVYHDCAITTWYWGDTAGMLYEAAPELSDRKDLFNILYGTIPLFWTSGKGYKLPEDQHRLLQTYHDTCQLHKVVAFEQLVSHEFLTADCSVQKTKFSNGTTVVVNFADAPQPLEVDGKKVMLGPRGYFVEGPQFSQTRIVENDNLRTVIKAPNYLTVESNGEQTVEYVRCRGRLTTFRTDDDRWNLFLTPDRACELNIVEITGWSLNDDLAVRQMDEHGNLGDTVAPADESGIVRFRSTSDSWRFALVRNAVPPKVATNRGGTQ; this is translated from the coding sequence ATGCTTTTAGTTGCAGGCACTGCGAATGCTGAGGAGCAAACCCTCAAAATTCTTGACGACTCAATGGTTGCGGTGCGTGGAATCAACTGCACTTTGACTACGACCGAAAATGGGTTGGAAGTAGCGACCACGGGTCAGGGTCAGGACTCCTTGATCGACTTTGATTTCTCAAAGACCCCCATGGCTGGACCTGTTGCCCTGGAATTCAGTATGCAAACCAATGTCCGCGGTGATCTTGGTGAGTATATCGTCTACTGGGTGAATGAGCAGGAGGTATCCTGGAGGAAGTTCCGACGCGTCCTTTTCCGTCCCGATGGAAAGTCGCACACCTACCGCTTGCCACTGGCTGCGAGCGGACGAGTGCGGGCCGTCCGGTTCTCTCTGGGAAAGCAAAAGCATAGAGTTTCTCTCTCTGCCATGAAGCTTGCTCCAATCACTAGCTCGCCACCAGAACCGAAGTCGGAGCTTCTCAACCAGATCACGATCAACAACGAAAGCCTGTTCCTAGATTTGGATGCGAAGGAACACGTCTACAAAATTACGGACAAAGTGACGAATCGAACATGGCGAAGTGAGCCTGTCTCCAAGTGGCTTGTGTTGAAGCGTGTTGAACAGACCGACCCTAACATTCTCCAAGTGACCATGTTCGATCGTTTTGCTAAACAACCTCTTACTGCCCACATTGAGCTGGCCAGTGATTCCACCGTGAAGTTCTCTCTGGACGCTGCCACGTCGCAGTCTCCTATTGCTGCTGCCAATTATCCTCCACGTTTCTCGACGGATATGTCTGCAGGCAAATTCGTCTTCTGCGATCGTTCTTGCGGTGTGCTTCTGGATCAAAAAGACCCGACCTATGCCGACTGGCCGTTGCGGGTCTATGGCAACACTCACTGCCTTGATATGCCATGGGTAGGACTCTTCGATGAGCAACTTCGCGACGGAATGATGGTGGTGGTAGATACCCCAACCGATGCGGAAGTTGCTTTCGTGCAGCATGAGGACGGCCGCCATTGGCCAGAAGTACGTTGGCTGCCGGCACTCGACAGTTTCGGGTATCGCCGTTCGGTATCGTTGAAGTTTACCAGCGGAGGCGGATACGTTGAGTTCGCTCGCAAGTATCGCGAAGACTTGAAACGCCAAGGCCGATTTCGAACCCTGGCGGACAAGGCGAAGTACAAGCCGAAGGTTTCGCTGTTGCGAGGTGCGCCGTCCATCTGGGGCGGTGACGATGCCGAGTCGTTCATCCGTGCATTGAGTCCCTTGGGGATCGACCGCGGAATCGTTAGCAATTGCAAGGATGCAAAAACGGTTGCTTGGCTCAACAATTTGGGCTACTTAACCGGCCGCTACGATAGTTACACGGATATTCTTGAGGGAGAGACGAACTTTCAACGTGATAATATCAAACAAACATCAGTGATTTCGCGTCCGGGCGGCAAGCCGAAGTTGGGATGGAAACTACGCCGGGGAAAGCAAATGTACTGGCGTTCCTCAGCGTGCTGGAAAGCCGCCGAGCAGGCATACACACCCGCTCAACTAGAGGAGGTCCCTTACAACGCACGTTTCGTTGACGTTGCCGCTGCTGCCGACTTGCTGGAAGACTTTCACCCCGAACATATGTTTGATCGTCGGCAAGATCTCGCCAACCGAAGAGAGTTATACCAAACGATGAACCAGTACGGCCTCGTGCTGGGAACTGAGCATGGCAACGATTGGATTGTTGACCAAGTCGAGTACTTCGAGGGCACGATGAGCGGCCCCTTTTGGTGGTCTTCGTGGCCCGCCGGTTACCTCGACCGACCAAGCCGCGATCAACTTACGGACAAGTATCTCAAATTCGGGATTGGCTTCGCGCATCGCGTTCCCCTTTGGGAATTGGTCTATCACGATTGCGCCATTACGACTTGGTATTGGGGCGATACCGCCGGAATGCTCTATGAAGCAGCTCCGGAGCTCTCCGACCGTAAGGATCTGTTCAACATTCTCTACGGAACCATTCCCTTGTTCTGGACGAGTGGCAAGGGTTACAAGCTGCCCGAAGACCAACACCGGTTGTTGCAAACCTATCACGATACGTGCCAACTGCATAAGGTTGTGGCGTTCGAGCAATTGGTCAGCCATGAGTTTCTCACAGCTGACTGTTCCGTGCAAAAAACGAAATTCAGTAACGGCACTACGGTCGTGGTCAATTTTGCAGATGCACCTCAGCCGTTGGAAGTCGATGGAAAGAAAGTAATGCTAGGTCCTCGAGGGTACTTCGTTGAGGGTCCTCAGTTCTCGCAAACGCGTATCGTTGAGAACGACAATTTACGAACCGTTATCAAAGCACCGAATTACTTGACGGTTGAATCCAATGGTGAACAGACAGTGGAGTACGTGAGGTGCCGAGGGCGGCTGACAACATTTCGCACGGACGACGATCGCTGGAACCTCTTTCTGACTCCCGACCGTGCGTGCGAATTGAACATCGTCGAAATCACGGGATGGTCGCTGAATGATGACTTGGCAGTTCGGCAAATGGATGAACACGGCAACTTAGGAGACACTGTCGCCCCGGCTGACGAGTCCGGCATCGTGCGTTTTCGCTCGACTTCCGACTCATGGCGATTTGCCTTAGTCCGCAATGCCGTCCCTCCGAAAGTGGCTACGAACCGGGGAGGAACTCAGTAG
- a CDS encoding Gfo/Idh/MocA family oxidoreductase: protein MNQAKRCDLGMDRRSFVKQSIAATALLGNATSARGDAEVAPSDQFAVAVIGAGGIARFHAANQFKPWFRIRAICEVDRARAESYNQEFAQGQAFVCSDHEELLGRKDIDAFFVCTPDHWHTKITVDALRSKKDVYCEKPLTLTVAEGQLIDQVLGETEQILQVGTQQRSDSNFQTAVALARSGRLGKVKQITVAIGGGPTGGPFSATEPPAELDWNRWLGQAPSTDYIPQRCHGNFRWWYEYSGGKMTDWGAHHVDIAQWALEPQMKEPVSIEVISVTHPVAFENGLPSVNHSYNTAASFRIRCRLATGTEILIVDNARKAGFDNGVLFECEDGRYFVNRGKLTGRPIEQLAESPIPDEMTAELRKGREPMNHLANFYWSCRERTESQSDAASHLRSLNLCHLANIAMRLGKTITWDPISQQIIKDDEATRWLNRSQREGFEVI from the coding sequence GTGAACCAAGCTAAGCGTTGCGACTTGGGTATGGATCGTAGATCATTCGTCAAGCAGTCGATAGCTGCCACTGCCTTACTTGGCAACGCGACGTCTGCGAGGGGGGACGCCGAAGTTGCTCCTAGCGATCAGTTTGCAGTAGCGGTAATTGGAGCGGGTGGCATAGCACGGTTTCATGCTGCGAATCAGTTCAAACCTTGGTTTCGTATCCGTGCCATCTGCGAAGTCGACCGTGCAAGGGCGGAGTCCTATAACCAGGAATTCGCCCAAGGGCAGGCTTTCGTTTGCAGTGACCATGAAGAGTTACTTGGCCGCAAGGATATTGATGCGTTCTTCGTATGCACCCCTGATCATTGGCATACGAAGATCACCGTCGATGCTTTGCGAAGCAAGAAGGACGTCTATTGCGAGAAGCCACTGACTCTAACCGTCGCTGAAGGGCAACTGATCGATCAGGTGCTTGGCGAAACGGAGCAGATCCTACAAGTCGGTACGCAACAGCGTAGCGATTCGAACTTCCAGACGGCCGTAGCGCTTGCTCGCTCAGGCAGACTCGGCAAGGTGAAACAAATCACCGTCGCGATCGGTGGCGGACCGACTGGCGGGCCGTTTTCAGCGACCGAGCCGCCTGCGGAACTTGACTGGAATCGTTGGCTCGGCCAAGCCCCGTCGACGGACTACATTCCCCAGCGATGTCATGGCAACTTTCGTTGGTGGTATGAGTATTCTGGTGGAAAGATGACTGACTGGGGAGCGCATCATGTGGACATCGCCCAGTGGGCTCTGGAGCCGCAGATGAAGGAACCCGTCAGCATCGAGGTGATCTCCGTTACACATCCGGTCGCTTTTGAGAATGGCCTGCCGAGCGTAAACCATAGTTACAACACGGCGGCGAGTTTCAGAATCCGGTGTCGCCTGGCTACCGGAACTGAGATTCTGATCGTAGACAACGCACGTAAAGCTGGCTTTGACAATGGTGTGCTCTTCGAATGTGAAGATGGCCGGTACTTTGTCAATCGAGGCAAGCTCACCGGTCGGCCAATCGAGCAGCTCGCCGAGTCTCCGATTCCTGACGAGATGACTGCTGAACTGCGCAAAGGTCGAGAGCCGATGAATCATCTCGCGAACTTCTATTGGAGCTGTCGAGAGCGAACCGAATCGCAATCCGATGCAGCCAGTCATCTGAGGTCGCTCAACCTCTGTCATTTGGCGAATATCGCCATGCGCCTTGGCAAAACGATCACGTGGGATCCGATCTCACAACAGATCATCAAAGATGATGAAGCAACGCGTTGGCTCAACCGTTCGCAGCGAGAAGGCTTCGAAGTCATTTAG